The Balaenoptera acutorostrata chromosome 10, mBalAcu1.1, whole genome shotgun sequence genome has a window encoding:
- the FYCO1 gene encoding FYVE and coiled-coil domain-containing protein 1 isoform X5 translates to MASTSVESQLQRIIRDLQDAVTELSREFKEAGEPVTDDSTSLHKFSYKLEYLLQFDQKEKATLLGNKKDYWDYFCACLAKVKGASDGIRFVKSISELRTSLGKGRAFIRYSLVHQRLADTLQQCFMNTKVTSDWYYARSPFLKPKLSSDIVGQLYELTDIQFDLASRGYDLDAAWPTFARRTLGTGSSAYLWRPPSRSSSMSSLVSSYLQTQEMASHLDLSNPLNHEALEGFDELRLELDQLEVREKQLKEQMQQRDRENEELRAAVSLRGEQLQAERERGRAAAEDNLRLAGMVAALRKQWEVTQATQNTVKELQMCLQALELGASEKEEDYRSALRRLESLLQPLARELEATRDSLGRKDQRSADVPDQLGAAEQKADVALDAKGRQKRIPSDSPLETQELGEKLLERESTWVQELNRQQSTQLEQLAKELQLKEEARASLERLVEEMAPLREELSRKGQEAAQLQRQLQESLAHLSSLEDELAEGRRQEQRRQEEKELLEQEARSLTRQLRLLETQLAQVSQHVSDLEEQRKQLIQDKDRLSQRVGALERLAAQSGPELPVAAEEREALSSTLQQACEKLEEKLEEEPRGPWEEQVDDPRMQGAGQEKKLQQANRELEKELQNVVERNQLLEDKLQALQADYQALQQREAAIQGSLASLQSEQASIRRMGDQMEASLLAVKKAKETMRAHVAEKEAALQSKEAECQQLREQVEQCRQLAEARAGELRALEDRCRQQTQLIETLTADKSQQGSSTPQDHTSQELAAQLALSQAQLESQQGEAQRLQAGVLDLQAKLQAALGDREKVQSQLSVAEAALREHKALVQQLKEQNKALNRAHVQELLQCSEREGALQEERAGEAQRREEELQVVWEELSQAKGGSEEAQLEHAELQKQPHRATTDMAELGIQVCALTAEKEPVEGALAHAMQELQDAKEASSKELEGLEHQVAGLRREKESLQGKLKAAEEAAGSLPGLQAQLAQAEQQAQSIRETARQELDTLKFQLSTEIMDYQSRLKTSSEECRSLRGQLEEQGRQLQAAEEAVGKLKAAQADAAEKLSCTSKHLAECQAAMLRKDEEGAALRQDLDRTQKELEKATTKIQEYYNRLCQEATDREKNDQKMLADLDDLNRTKKYLEERLIELLRDKDALWQKSDALEFQQKLSAEERWLGDTEANQCFDCKREFSWMVRRHHCRICGHIFCYYCCNNYAVSKHSSKKERCCQACFQKLSEGPGSPDSTSSGTSQGEPSPARSPAQAAPQATRGQGANTDCRPPDDAVFDIITDEELCQIQESGSSLPETPTETDSLDPNVAEQQAPFGENPAVPAAAPLLP, encoded by the exons ATGGCGTCCACCAGCGTGGAGAGCCAGCTGCAGAGAATCATCCGTGATTTGCAAG ATGCTGTGACAGAACTAAGCAGAGAATTTAAGGAAGCAGGGGAACCCGTCACAGATGACAGCACCAGCTTGCATAAGTTTTCTTATAAACTTGAGTATCTCCTTCAA TTCGATCAGAAAGAGAAGGCCACCCTCCTGGGCAACAAGAAGGACTACTGGGATTACTTCTGTGCCTGCCTGGCCAAGGTGAAAGGAGCCAGTGACGGGATCCGATTCGTCAAGTCTATTTCGGAG CTCCGAACATCTCTGGGAAAGGGAAGAGCATTTATTCGCTACTCCTTGGTGCACCAGAGGTTGGCCGACACCTTACAGCAGTGCTTCATGAACACCAAAGTGACCAG TGACTGGTACTACGCAAGGAGCCCCTTTCTGAAGCCAAAGCTGAGCTCTGACATCGTGGGCCAACTCTACGAGCTGACCGACATCCAGTTTGACCTGGCATCGAGGGGCTATGACCTGGATGCTGCCTGGCCGACATTTGCCAG GAGGACCCTGGGCACTGGCTCTTCTGCTTACCTATGGAGACCCCCCAGCCGAAGCTCCAGCATGAGCAGTTTGGTGAGCAGCTACCTGCAG ACTCAGGAGATGGCCTCCCACCTTGACCTGAGCAACCCCTTAAACCACGAGGCACTGGAGGGCTTTGACGAGTTGCGGCTGGAGCTGGACCAGCTGGAGGTGCGGGAGAAGCAGCTGAAGGAGCAGATGCAGCAGCGGGACCGAGAGAACGAGGAGCTGAGGGCGGCCGTCAGCCTGCGTGGAGAGCAgctgcaggcagagagagagaggggccgCGCCGCCGCCGAGGACAACCTTCGCCTCGCCGGTATGGTGGCCGCGCTCCGGAAGCAGTGGGAAGTCACCCAGGCCACACAGAACACTGTGAAGGAGCTGCAGATGTGCCTGCAGGCCCTGGAGCTGGGGGCCTCGGAGAAGGAGGAGGATTACCGCTCAGCCCTGCGGCGGCTGGAGTCCCTACTGCAGCCCCTGGCTCGGGAGCTCGAGGCCACACGTGACTCCCTGGGCAGGAAGGACCAGCGCTCAGCTGATGTCCCAGACCAGCTGGGTGCAGCCGAGCAGAAGGCTGACGTGGCACTGGATGCAAAGGGGCGGCAAAAGCGCATCCCCAGTGACTCGCCCCTGGAGACTCAGGAGCTGGGGGAGAAGCTCCTGGAAAGGGAGAGCACCTGGGTCCAGGAGCTCAACAGGCAGCAGAGCACCCAGCTGGAGCAGCTGGCCAAAGAGCTGCAGCTGAAGGAGGAGGCCCGGGCCAGCCTGGAGCGCCTGGTGGAGGAGATGGCCCCGCTCCGGGAAGAGCTGTCCAGGAAGGGGCAGGAGGCAGCCCAGCTCCAGCGTCAGCTGCAGGAGTCATTGGCCCACTTGAGCTCCCTGGAGGACGAGCTCGCGGAGGGGCGGCGGCAGGAGCAGCGGCGGCAGGAGGAGAAGGAGCTGCTGGAGCAGGAGGCCAGGTCCCTGACGCGGCAGCTGCGGCTCCTGGAGACCCAGCTGGCCCAGGTGAGCCAGCACGTGAGTGACCTGGAGGAGCAGAGGAAGCAGCTCATCCAGGACAAAGACCGCCTCAGCCAGAGGGTGGGGGCGCTGGAGCGACTCGCTGCGCAGTCCGGCCCAGAGCTGCCCGTGGCAGCTGAGGAGCGCGAGGCTCTGAGCTCCACCCTGCAGCAGGCCTGTGAGAAGCTGGAGGAGAAGCTGGAGGAGGAGCCGCGGGGCCCGTGGGAGGAACAGGTGGACGATCCCAGGATGCAAGGGGCCGGCCAGGAGAAGAAGCTCCAGCAGGCCAACAGGGAGCTGGAGAAGGAGCTGCAGAATGTGGTGGAGCGCAACCAGCTGTTGGAGGATAAGCTTCAGGCCCTGCAGGCTGACTATCAAGCGCTGCAGCAGCGCGAGGCGGCCATCCAGggctccctggcctccctgcagTCAGAGCAGGCCAGCATCCGGCGCATGGGAGACCAGATGGAGGCAAGCCTCCTGGCTGTGAAGAAGGCCAAGGAGACCATGAGGGCCCATGTGGCTGAGAAGGAGGCTGCCCTGCAAAGCAAGGAGGCCGAATGCCAACAGCTGCGGGAGCAGGTGGAGCAGTGCCGGCAGCTAGCAGAGGCCCGGGCGGGGGAGCTCAGAGCGCTTGAGGACCGGTGCCGCCAGCAGACCCAGCTGATTGAGACCCTCACGGCAGACAAAAGCCAGCAGGGGTCCAGCACACCTCAAGACCACACGTCCCAGGAGCTAGCAGCCCAGCTGGCCCTGTCTCAGGCGCAGCTGGAGAGCCAGCAGGGGGAGGCCCAGAGACTGCAGGCTGGGGTGCTGGACCTCCAGGCCAAGCTGCAGGCAGCCCTGGGTGACCGGGAGAAGGTGCAGAGCCAGCTGAGCGTGGCCGAGGCCGCTCTGAGGGAGCACAAGGCCCTCGTGCAGCAACTGAAGGAGCAGAACAAAGCCCTCAACAGGGCCCACGTCCAGGAGCTGCTGCAGTGCTCGGAGCGTGAAGGGGCACTGCAGGAGGAGAGGGCCGGAGAGGCCCAGCGGAGGGAGGAGGAGCTCCAAGTAGTGTGGGAGGAGCTGTCCCAGGCAAAAGGCGGCTCCGAGGAGGCTCAGCTAGAACATGCTGAGCTGCAGAAGCAGCCGCACCGGGCCACCACGGATATGGCCGAGCTCGGCATCCAGGTCTGCGCGCTGACCGCGGAGAAAGAGCCGGTGGAGGGGGCGCTGGCCCACGCCATGCAAGAGCTCCAGGATGCCAAAGAGGCATCCTCCAAGGAGCTGGAGGGCCTGGAACACCAAGTGGCAGGGCTGCGGCGAGAGAAGGAGAGCTTGCAGGGGAAGCTGAAGGCAGCTGAGGAGGCAGCTGGCTCACTGCCTGGCCTGCAGGCCCAGCTGGCCCAGGCCGAGCAGCAGGCCCAGAGCATCCGGGAGACTGCACGCCAGGAGCTCGACACCCTCAAGTTCCAGCTGAGCACCGAGATCATGGACTACCAGAGCAGACTTAAG ACCTCCAGTGAAGAATGCAGGAGCCTCAGGGGCCAGTTGGAGGAGCAAGGTCGGCAGCTACAGGCCGCCGAGGAGGCTGTGGGGAAGCTGAAG GCTGCCCAGGCCGACGCGGCGGAGAAGCTGAGCTGCACCAGCAAGCACCTTGCCGAGTGCCAGGCCGCCATGCTGAGAAAGGATGAGGAGGGGGCCGCCCTGCGCCAAGACTTGGACAG GACCCAGAAGGAACTTGAAAAAGCCACGACAAAGATCCAGGAGTATTACAATAGACTCTGCCAGGAGGCGACAGACAGGGAGAAGAATGACCAGAAGATGCTTGCTGACCTGGATGACCTGAATAGAACCAAGAAGTACCTGGAGGAGCGGCTGATAGAGCTGCTCAG GGACAAGGATGCTCTCTGGCAGAAGTCAGATGCCCTGGAATTCCAACAGAAGCTCAGTGCTGAGGAGAGGTGGCTGGGGGACACGGAGGCGAACCAGTGCTTTGACTGCAAGCGGGAGTTCAGCTGGATGGTGCGGCGGCACCACTGCAG GATATGCGGCCACATCTTCTGTTACTACTGCTGCAACAACTACGCTGTGAGCAAGCACAGCAGCAAGAAGGAGCGCTGCTGCCAGGCCTGCTTCCAGAAGCTGAGCGAGGGCCCCGGGTCCCCCGACAGCACCAGCTCGGGCACCAGCCAGGGAGAGCCCAGCCCCGCCCGGTCACCAGCCCAGGCCGCACCGCAAGCCACCAGAGGCCAAG GTGCTAACACAGACTGCCGGCCGCCAGACGATGCCGTGTTTGACATCATCACAGATGAGGAGTTGTGCCAGATACAGGAGTCCGGCTCCTCCTTGCCTGAAACACCCACCGAAACTGATTCTCTTGACCCAAACGTGGCTGAACA